One window of Streptomyces sp. NBC_00273 genomic DNA carries:
- a CDS encoding class II aldolase/adducin family protein: MPDQPVPVPVERLGFEMPPVHDTVDAARTHRKERLAEALRLLGRLGYEDGVAGQITARDPEFEDCYWVNPFGRAFAALTADDLLLVDGDGRVVRGGRRVNQLAFAVHAAVHRRRPEVVAVVRAQGPYGRALAALGELLAPITEEACAFYEDHALLDEYSGADEPERTALALGPYKALVLRNRGLLTVGDSVDAAVWWFIEAERAAQVQLIARAAGKPVPIDHRAATSTRERFGSDLAAWASYQPLRELVASTS; this comes from the coding sequence ATGCCGGACCAGCCCGTACCCGTGCCCGTGGAGCGGCTGGGCTTCGAGATGCCGCCCGTGCACGACACCGTCGACGCGGCGCGCACCCACCGCAAGGAGCGGCTCGCCGAGGCGCTGCGGCTGCTGGGGCGCCTCGGGTACGAGGACGGGGTGGCGGGACAGATCACCGCGCGGGACCCGGAGTTCGAGGACTGCTACTGGGTGAACCCCTTCGGTCGGGCCTTCGCCGCCCTCACCGCCGACGACCTGCTGCTGGTCGACGGGGACGGGCGGGTGGTCCGGGGCGGGCGCCGGGTCAACCAGCTGGCCTTCGCCGTGCACGCGGCGGTCCACCGCAGGCGGCCCGAGGTGGTCGCCGTGGTCCGCGCGCAGGGCCCGTACGGGCGGGCCCTCGCGGCCCTGGGCGAGTTGCTGGCCCCGATCACCGAGGAGGCCTGTGCCTTCTACGAGGACCACGCGCTCCTCGACGAGTACTCCGGGGCCGACGAACCGGAGCGGACCGCGCTCGCGCTCGGACCGTACAAGGCACTGGTCCTGCGCAACCGGGGGCTGCTGACGGTGGGGGACTCGGTGGACGCCGCGGTCTGGTGGTTCATCGAGGCGGAACGGGCCGCGCAGGTGCAGCTGATCGCCCGGGCCGCGGGCAAGCCGGTGCCCATCGACCACCGCGCCGCGACCTCCACCCGCGAACGGTTCGGGTCCGATCTGGCCGCGTGGGCGAGCTACCAGCCGCTCAGGGAGCTGGTGGCGTCAACATCATGA
- a CDS encoding DUF7848 domain-containing protein: MLSPRVKLRYVAHTIRHAPEGGVTYEVFCTAYRCGAESGPQDEQGAAQDWALRHTGRTGHHLFRRVYTDHARVTHASEPSHHPNRVGPEAAGG; the protein is encoded by the coding sequence ATGCTGAGCCCACGGGTGAAGCTCCGGTACGTCGCCCACACCATTCGGCACGCGCCGGAAGGCGGCGTCACCTACGAGGTCTTCTGCACGGCGTACCGCTGCGGGGCCGAGTCCGGGCCGCAGGACGAGCAAGGAGCAGCGCAGGACTGGGCGCTGCGGCACACGGGGCGGACCGGCCACCACCTCTTCCGGCGCGTGTACACGGACCACGCGCGCGTCACGCACGCCTCTGAGCCGTCTCACCATCCGAATCGGGTTGGCCCCGAGGCGGCCGGAGGGTAA
- a CDS encoding LPXTG cell wall anchor domain-containing protein has protein sequence MRKRISLLAAGALVALGTATAPALAADPVFTLAGPAGIGLRPHPGQSGEPQQTSVKFRIVNDSTKTFDRQSTFTIDLSGLKGVADVKLAKEEGADCKLTAAALTCTRWALWTGESTVVDLDLSAAKDSKVGATADLTLTGKAEGATFASATTKVRVGGPDLVLERARLKAEQKPGDKQNLSIIFANEGTDPVNGVVLEMRTTHGIDLVEQYDNCSYSDDTRAGQPRTTGWSTVQCLLEGEYEPGAVYGVDGPLTLKAAPHAFIDGLTYAVYAAGDQPKAAKDGAPAAGDQPKAAKNRAPVAGNKLAAAKQAPKASARSARPAADLEPWNNVQEFDFATRNTADLVATGVSLKGGVGETVTADFGFRNDGPAWVAHLRSGKEVARTDIFIPVGAKVTKVPAGCTGVNADGTRRDQTLGAPRYFCSTGHVVGEKETFAYPFQLKIEKVVAGAEGSITVGEWTPEGTTGQRWDPNHANNKAALVINAKGSGPAPTPTATTSATPAPTGSATPTATAAPSASATGTGVTANGGLASTGSSAQVIALGAAVLLAVGGGLFLAFRRKAGGHA, from the coding sequence ATGAGAAAGCGCATCTCGTTGCTGGCCGCCGGCGCCCTCGTGGCCCTGGGAACGGCCACCGCTCCCGCACTCGCCGCGGACCCCGTCTTCACCCTGGCCGGACCGGCCGGGATCGGTCTGCGCCCGCACCCCGGGCAGAGCGGTGAGCCGCAGCAGACCTCGGTGAAGTTCCGGATCGTCAATGACTCCACCAAGACGTTCGACCGCCAGAGCACCTTCACGATCGACCTGAGCGGCCTCAAGGGCGTCGCCGACGTGAAGCTCGCCAAGGAGGAGGGAGCGGACTGCAAGCTCACGGCCGCGGCCCTGACCTGCACGCGCTGGGCGCTGTGGACGGGCGAGAGCACCGTCGTTGACCTGGACCTCAGTGCGGCCAAGGACAGCAAGGTCGGCGCGACCGCCGACCTGACGCTCACCGGTAAGGCGGAAGGCGCCACCTTCGCGTCCGCCACCACCAAGGTGCGCGTCGGCGGCCCCGACCTGGTGCTGGAGCGGGCCCGGCTGAAGGCGGAGCAGAAGCCGGGCGACAAGCAGAACCTGTCGATCATCTTCGCCAACGAGGGCACCGACCCCGTCAACGGCGTGGTCCTCGAGATGCGCACCACGCACGGCATCGACCTGGTCGAGCAGTACGACAACTGCTCCTACTCCGACGACACCCGTGCGGGCCAGCCGCGGACCACGGGCTGGAGCACGGTGCAGTGCCTGCTGGAAGGCGAGTACGAGCCGGGCGCGGTCTACGGCGTCGACGGCCCGCTGACCCTCAAGGCCGCCCCGCACGCCTTCATCGACGGCCTGACCTACGCGGTGTACGCGGCCGGCGACCAGCCGAAGGCGGCGAAGGACGGTGCGCCCGCGGCCGGCGACCAGCCGAAGGCGGCGAAGAACCGCGCGCCGGTGGCCGGCAACAAGCTGGCAGCGGCGAAGCAGGCCCCCAAGGCCTCGGCCCGGTCCGCCCGGCCTGCGGCGGACCTCGAGCCCTGGAACAACGTCCAGGAGTTCGACTTCGCCACGCGCAACACCGCCGATCTGGTGGCCACGGGCGTGTCCCTCAAGGGCGGGGTCGGCGAGACGGTCACCGCCGACTTCGGCTTCCGTAACGACGGCCCCGCATGGGTCGCCCACCTGCGCTCCGGCAAGGAAGTCGCCCGTACCGACATCTTCATCCCGGTGGGCGCGAAGGTCACGAAGGTCCCGGCCGGCTGCACGGGGGTCAACGCCGACGGCACCCGACGCGACCAGACCCTGGGCGCGCCGCGCTACTTCTGCTCCACCGGCCATGTCGTGGGGGAGAAGGAGACGTTCGCCTACCCGTTCCAGCTGAAGATCGAGAAGGTCGTGGCGGGCGCCGAGGGCTCGATCACGGTCGGCGAGTGGACGCCGGAGGGCACCACGGGCCAGCGCTGGGACCCGAACCACGCCAACAACAAGGCGGCCCTCGTGATCAACGCGAAGGGCAGCGGACCGGCCCCGACCCCGACCGCCACCACCTCGGCCACGCCGGCCCCGACCGGCTCCGCGACGCCCACCGCGACCGCTGCGCCGAGCGCCTCGGCCACCGGTACGGGTGTCACGGCGAACGGCGGTCTCGCCTCCACCGGCAGCTCCGCCCAGGTGATCGCGCTCGGCGCCGCGGTGCTCCTGGCCGTCGGTGGCGGGCTGTTCCTGGCGTTCCGCCGCAAGGCGGGCGGGCACGCGTAA
- a CDS encoding DUF6879 family protein, with product MARRLRFNGTGSGEGGCPAVHEDLDSGEVVVHGPPLTDPDDVAQLRHLSPGEAAIVVPRELLVDFGPKEVVRVPRIIDLAAFGRLFENFEHTAWRLETRRRYASDEATDTYAQFLRAESPSWDMETAWSMTIRQKTSGGATVGRVRVVDSPPTSGQRYLMAHTEKNAALGEEIRNLWRADAERLRLPTEDFWIFDSRLVAVLNFDDGDNLLDVELITEPVEVNRYAQVRDTAWHYAVSYETFAAGLAAAEQQ from the coding sequence ATGGCACGCAGGTTGCGCTTCAACGGCACGGGCAGCGGCGAAGGCGGCTGTCCCGCCGTGCATGAAGATCTCGACAGCGGAGAGGTCGTAGTCCACGGACCGCCGCTCACCGATCCCGACGACGTCGCCCAGCTGCGCCACCTCTCGCCAGGTGAGGCGGCGATCGTGGTTCCGCGTGAACTGCTCGTCGACTTCGGCCCCAAGGAGGTCGTCCGCGTGCCCCGCATCATCGACCTGGCTGCCTTCGGGAGACTGTTCGAGAACTTTGAGCACACCGCGTGGCGGCTGGAGACGCGCCGTCGGTACGCCTCGGACGAAGCCACCGACACGTACGCCCAATTCCTGCGGGCCGAGAGTCCGTCATGGGACATGGAAACGGCGTGGAGCATGACCATTCGGCAGAAGACATCAGGCGGGGCCACCGTTGGTCGCGTACGCGTTGTCGACAGCCCCCCGACATCCGGGCAGCGTTACCTCATGGCCCACACCGAGAAGAACGCCGCCCTCGGGGAGGAGATCCGCAACCTGTGGCGTGCGGACGCCGAGCGGCTGCGGCTGCCCACCGAGGACTTCTGGATCTTCGATTCCCGGCTCGTGGCCGTGCTCAATTTCGACGACGGTGACAACCTGCTCGACGTTGAGCTGATCACCGAGCCGGTTGAGGTCAACCGCTATGCCCAGGTGCGGGACACGGCCTGGCATTACGCCGTCTCGTACGAGACGTTCGCAGCAGGACTGGCGGCAGCCGAGCAGCAGTGA
- a CDS encoding TQO small subunit DoxD — protein MNRTDVLETDAPREVVGLRELASRHALLPLRLFLGVTFVYAGIDKLTDPAFLSAAGDGSIGDMMRGVRDTSAIPGLVDLSLNSPVGFAVALAVGEILVGLGTLAGLLTRIAAVGGALIALSLWLTVSWAVTPYYYGNDLIYMMAWTPLILAGAPYLSLDSVIRSRLSRRTA, from the coding sequence GTGAACCGAACCGATGTTCTTGAAACCGACGCCCCTCGCGAGGTCGTGGGCCTGCGCGAGCTGGCCTCCCGGCACGCGCTGCTGCCCCTGCGGCTCTTCCTCGGCGTGACCTTCGTGTACGCGGGGATCGACAAACTGACCGACCCGGCGTTCCTCTCCGCCGCCGGCGACGGCTCCATCGGAGACATGATGCGCGGGGTGCGCGACACCTCCGCGATCCCCGGCCTCGTGGACCTGTCGCTGAATTCGCCCGTCGGCTTCGCCGTCGCCCTGGCCGTCGGGGAGATCCTGGTCGGCCTCGGGACCCTGGCCGGCCTGCTGACCCGCATCGCGGCCGTCGGCGGGGCGCTGATCGCGCTCAGCCTGTGGCTCACGGTGTCGTGGGCGGTGACCCCGTACTACTACGGCAACGACCTGATCTACATGATGGCGTGGACCCCCCTGATCCTCGCCGGAGCGCCCTACCTGTCGCTGGACTCGGTGATCCGGTCGCGCTTGTCCCGCCGTACGGCATAG
- a CDS encoding PspC domain-containing protein produces the protein MTEVHDAPPAEPGAPRAADARPLLRRSKRDKVLAGVCGGLGRYFDLDPVVFRIVLGVLAVTGGVGLIFYGFAWLLLPLEGEEDSEAKKLLTGRVEGATLAAVFAALVGCALFLSMLDNGGLAAFSVLVVLALGGASYWSQRKRHTGGPEAQAPDPVGSTYRAAHSPAPPETQAPPTPGGPSWWRDPLVKDGTTGPVGGTGYLWGPDDSADPVAATGRTPAAAKAAAAPARPRGGIGGRVFVLALLAGIAGTAATWEGNPLGEALQTGLAAALVVLGLGLAVSSLLGRTGFGTVVLAVCTAGLLAGAAVLPREIGTDWQEVEWRPAAVADVQPVYEAGTGLATLDLSRLDVPKGTKVAVEASIDAGRLKVVLPREVTALADVTIRRVGDIQLPGDYAGRIERAGPGEQNRTETLAPAAGTEAGGTIELHLGADFGQVEVARAAS, from the coding sequence ATGACCGAAGTACACGACGCCCCGCCGGCCGAGCCCGGGGCCCCGCGGGCCGCCGACGCCAGGCCGCTCCTGCGCCGCAGCAAGCGCGACAAGGTCCTCGCGGGCGTGTGCGGCGGCCTCGGCCGGTACTTCGACCTGGACCCGGTGGTCTTCCGCATCGTCCTCGGTGTCCTCGCGGTCACCGGCGGCGTCGGTCTGATCTTCTACGGCTTCGCGTGGCTGCTGCTCCCCCTGGAGGGCGAGGAGGACAGCGAGGCGAAGAAGCTGCTGACCGGCCGGGTCGAGGGGGCCACGCTGGCGGCGGTGTTCGCCGCACTGGTGGGCTGCGCGCTGTTCCTGTCGATGCTGGACAACGGCGGGCTGGCGGCCTTCTCCGTCCTGGTCGTCCTGGCGCTGGGCGGGGCCTCGTACTGGTCGCAGCGCAAGCGGCACACCGGCGGGCCCGAGGCGCAGGCGCCCGATCCGGTCGGCAGCACCTACCGGGCCGCGCACTCGCCCGCCCCGCCGGAGACGCAGGCTCCGCCCACCCCCGGCGGCCCGTCCTGGTGGCGGGACCCGCTGGTCAAGGACGGTACGACCGGCCCGGTCGGCGGGACGGGGTACCTGTGGGGGCCCGACGACTCGGCGGACCCGGTGGCGGCGACCGGCCGCACCCCGGCTGCCGCGAAGGCTGCCGCCGCCCCGGCCCGCCCGCGCGGCGGCATCGGCGGCCGGGTCTTCGTGCTGGCGCTGCTCGCCGGGATCGCGGGGACCGCCGCCACCTGGGAGGGCAATCCGCTCGGCGAGGCCCTGCAGACCGGGCTCGCCGCCGCACTGGTCGTCCTCGGTCTGGGCCTCGCGGTCAGCTCCCTGCTGGGACGCACCGGCTTCGGCACGGTCGTGCTGGCCGTGTGCACCGCGGGCCTGCTCGCGGGCGCGGCCGTACTGCCCCGGGAGATCGGCACGGACTGGCAGGAGGTCGAGTGGCGTCCGGCCGCGGTGGCCGACGTGCAGCCCGTGTACGAGGCGGGCACCGGGCTCGCCACGCTGGACCTGAGCCGTCTGGACGTGCCGAAGGGCACCAAGGTGGCCGTCGAAGCGTCCATCGACGCGGGCCGGCTCAAGGTGGTCCTGCCGAGGGAGGTCACCGCGCTGGCCGACGTCACCATCCGGCGGGTGGGCGACATCCAGCTGCCCGGCGACTACGCGGGCCGCATCGAGCGGGCCGGGCCCGGGGAGCAGAACCGTACGGAAACCCTCGCGCCGGCTGCCGGCACCGAGGCCGGCGGGACGATCGAACTGCACCTCGGTGCGGACTTCGGACAGGTGGAGGTGGCCCGTGCGGCGTCATGA
- a CDS encoding helix-turn-helix domain-containing protein has product MSTDYQQARAALGVRLRELREACPGSRLTGTALAARLGWTQSKVSKLETGRQTATAEDLRAWAAGVEQPEAAAELLSRLSGLESRVRSWRRQLAGGLRPVQDVHNQAQADARVLRAWESSWVVGVLQTPDYARAVLSRFAELHQTPRDIEEAVRSRMKRQEGLYDSGKRYRILLWEAVLHARICPPSVLAAQLDRLQGVIGLDTVELGIVPLGAALQIPPGLGFWIYDDRQAVVETWHAELWLDDTDSVATHLRVWQALRESAAFGADAQCVISRARRAVGAP; this is encoded by the coding sequence GTGAGTACTGACTACCAGCAGGCGAGAGCAGCCCTCGGCGTAAGGCTGCGGGAGCTGCGTGAGGCCTGTCCCGGAAGCCGGCTCACCGGTACGGCGCTGGCGGCGCGTCTTGGCTGGACTCAGTCGAAGGTCAGCAAGCTGGAGACGGGGCGGCAGACAGCCACGGCCGAAGACCTGAGGGCGTGGGCGGCAGGGGTCGAGCAACCGGAAGCGGCGGCGGAACTGCTGTCCCGGCTGAGTGGACTGGAGTCCCGTGTCCGCTCGTGGCGCCGCCAGCTGGCCGGAGGACTTCGGCCCGTACAGGACGTGCACAACCAGGCGCAGGCAGACGCGCGCGTGCTCCGCGCGTGGGAATCGTCCTGGGTCGTCGGAGTGCTTCAGACGCCCGACTACGCGCGTGCGGTCCTCAGCCGCTTCGCGGAGCTGCACCAGACGCCCAGGGACATCGAAGAAGCCGTACGTTCCCGGATGAAACGGCAAGAGGGACTGTACGACTCCGGAAAGCGCTACCGGATCCTGTTGTGGGAAGCGGTCCTGCACGCTCGGATCTGTCCGCCCTCGGTACTTGCCGCCCAGCTCGACCGCCTGCAAGGCGTGATCGGCCTCGACACCGTGGAACTGGGGATCGTTCCCCTTGGAGCGGCCCTGCAGATCCCCCCAGGACTCGGATTCTGGATCTACGACGACCGGCAGGCGGTCGTGGAAACCTGGCACGCGGAGCTCTGGCTGGATGACACCGACAGCGTCGCCACCCACCTCCGGGTCTGGCAGGCCCTTCGCGAATCCGCCGCCTTCGGGGCGGACGCACAGTGTGTGATCAGCCGGGCACGTCGGGCGGTGGGAGCGCCGTGA
- a CDS encoding chorismate mutase, whose amino-acid sequence MTTITTTPEQLIADSRTRIDALDDRIIGLIQERMAVSTVIQDARIASGGRRVHLSREMEVLSHWSDALGKPGTALAMTLLELCRGRV is encoded by the coding sequence ATGACCACGATCACCACCACCCCCGAGCAGCTGATCGCCGACTCCCGTACGCGCATCGACGCCCTCGACGACCGGATCATCGGCCTGATCCAGGAGCGGATGGCCGTCTCCACGGTCATCCAGGACGCCCGGATCGCGTCCGGCGGGCGCCGGGTGCACCTGTCGCGCGAGATGGAGGTGCTGTCCCACTGGAGCGATGCGCTCGGAAAGCCCGGCACCGCCCTCGCCATGACCCTGCTGGAGCTGTGCCGGGGCCGCGTGTGA
- the guaA gene encoding glutamine-hydrolyzing GMP synthase: MPEAPSAAHDSAPDTVLVVDFGAQYAQLIARRVREARVYSEIVPSSMPVDEMLAKNPKAIILSGGPSSVYEEGAPQLDRAIFEAGVPVFGMCYGFQLMAVTLGGTVDNTGAREYGRTPLAVSKAGSTLFEGTPDNQSVWMSHGDACSAAPEGFTVTASTNVVPVAAFENDEKKLYGVQYHPEVMHSTHGQQILEHFLYRGAGLAPTWTTGNIVEEQIAAIREQVGDKRAICGLSGGVDSAVAAALVQKAIGSQLTCVYVDHGLMRKGETEQVEKDFVAATGVQLKVVDAQERFLNALAGVSDPETKRKIIGREFIRVFEQAQLEILQEDGPAVAFLVQGTLYPDVVESGGGTGTANIKSHHNVGGLPDDIEFELVEPLRQLFKDEVRMVGQELGLPDEIVQRQPFPGPGLGIRIVGEVTKERLDLLREADAIARHELTAAGLDREIWQCPVVLLADVRSVGVQGDGRTYGHPIVLRPVSSEDAMTADWTRMPYEVLARISTRITNEVPEVNRVVLDCTSKPPGTIEWE; the protein is encoded by the coding sequence GTGCCAGAAGCACCCTCCGCCGCCCACGACAGCGCCCCGGACACGGTTCTCGTCGTCGACTTCGGCGCCCAGTACGCCCAGCTCATCGCCCGCCGCGTCCGCGAAGCACGGGTCTACAGCGAGATCGTGCCGAGCTCGATGCCCGTCGACGAGATGCTGGCCAAGAACCCCAAGGCGATCATCCTCTCCGGCGGTCCGTCCTCCGTGTACGAAGAGGGCGCCCCGCAGCTCGACCGCGCGATCTTCGAGGCCGGCGTCCCCGTCTTCGGCATGTGCTACGGCTTCCAGCTGATGGCGGTCACCCTCGGTGGCACCGTCGACAACACCGGCGCCCGCGAGTACGGCCGCACCCCGCTGGCCGTCTCCAAGGCCGGCTCCACCCTCTTCGAGGGCACCCCCGACAACCAGTCGGTGTGGATGTCCCACGGCGACGCCTGCTCCGCCGCCCCCGAGGGCTTCACCGTCACCGCGTCGACGAACGTCGTCCCGGTCGCGGCCTTCGAGAACGACGAGAAGAAGCTGTACGGCGTGCAGTACCACCCCGAGGTGATGCACTCCACGCACGGTCAGCAGATCCTGGAGCACTTCCTCTACCGCGGCGCGGGCCTCGCCCCCACCTGGACCACCGGCAACATCGTCGAGGAGCAGATCGCGGCGATCCGCGAGCAGGTCGGCGACAAGCGCGCCATCTGCGGCCTCTCCGGCGGCGTGGACTCCGCCGTCGCCGCGGCCCTCGTGCAGAAGGCCATCGGCTCGCAGCTGACCTGCGTCTACGTCGACCACGGTCTGATGCGCAAGGGCGAGACCGAGCAGGTCGAGAAGGACTTCGTCGCCGCGACCGGCGTGCAGCTGAAGGTCGTCGACGCGCAGGAGCGCTTCCTGAACGCGCTGGCCGGCGTTTCCGACCCGGAGACCAAGCGCAAGATCATCGGCCGTGAGTTCATCCGCGTCTTCGAGCAGGCCCAGCTGGAGATCCTCCAGGAGGACGGCCCCGCGGTCGCCTTCCTCGTGCAGGGCACCCTGTACCCGGACGTCGTCGAGTCCGGCGGCGGCACCGGCACCGCCAACATCAAGTCCCACCACAACGTGGGCGGGCTCCCCGACGACATCGAGTTCGAGCTCGTCGAGCCGCTGCGCCAGCTGTTCAAGGACGAGGTCCGGATGGTCGGCCAGGAGCTCGGCCTGCCCGACGAGATCGTCCAGCGCCAGCCCTTCCCGGGCCCCGGCCTCGGCATCCGCATCGTCGGCGAGGTCACCAAGGAGCGCCTGGACCTGCTCCGCGAGGCCGACGCCATCGCCCGCCACGAGCTGACCGCGGCCGGCCTCGACCGCGAGATCTGGCAGTGCCCGGTCGTGCTGCTCGCGGACGTCCGCAGCGTCGGCGTCCAGGGCGACGGCCGCACCTACGGCCACCCGATCGTCCTGCGCCCCGTCTCCTCCGAGGACGCGATGACCGCGGACTGGACGCGCATGCCGTACGAGGTGCTCGCCCGGATCTCGACCCGCATCACCAACGAGGTGCCGGAGGTGAACCGGGTGGTCCTCGACTGCACGAGCAAGCCCCCGGGCACCATCGAGTGGGAGTAG
- a CDS encoding ATP-binding protein — protein MPVAAAPRTPHAPDADEVPQRKLYRSADGRMLGGVARGLAGHLGLPVGWVRLAFLLLFMWGDGLGVLLYAAFWVFVPLGVGGRTGHRSFFENLPDGTRRLRKPDRGQITALIALFIGAGIFISKVQLGGASGRYVWPTLLVGAGVVLVWRQADNARRAHWSTAAERRGRLFQVARALAGVVLVGMGLTVFIVVRGSAAQLGNVLTATLAVLVGVALLAGPWLIRMTQDLSEERLMRIRAQERAEVAAHVHDSVLHTLTLIQRNAEDVSEVRRLARAQERELRNWLYKPEGTGKDEAEEPATLAEAVKKTAAEVEDHHGVPIEVVVVGDCPLDERLAAQIQAAREAMVNAAKYGGEGGPVQVYAEVEGQTVFVSVRDRGPGFDIDAVPGDRMGVRESIIGRMQRNGGTARLRSAPDGGTEVELEMERAANTG, from the coding sequence ATGCCCGTAGCCGCCGCTCCCCGAACCCCGCACGCACCGGACGCCGACGAGGTGCCGCAGCGCAAGCTCTACCGCAGCGCCGACGGCCGGATGCTCGGCGGTGTCGCGCGCGGTCTCGCCGGGCACCTCGGGCTTCCGGTGGGCTGGGTCCGCCTGGCGTTCCTCCTGCTGTTCATGTGGGGCGACGGGCTGGGTGTGCTGCTGTACGCCGCGTTCTGGGTGTTCGTACCGCTCGGCGTCGGCGGCCGGACCGGACACCGCTCCTTCTTCGAGAACCTCCCCGACGGCACCCGCCGGCTGCGCAAGCCCGACCGGGGGCAGATCACCGCACTGATCGCCCTGTTCATCGGTGCGGGCATCTTCATCTCCAAGGTCCAGCTCGGCGGCGCGTCCGGTCGGTACGTGTGGCCGACGCTGCTGGTCGGGGCCGGGGTCGTGCTCGTGTGGCGGCAGGCCGACAACGCCCGCCGCGCCCACTGGTCCACGGCCGCCGAACGGCGCGGACGCCTCTTCCAGGTCGCGCGGGCCCTCGCCGGTGTCGTCCTGGTCGGGATGGGCCTGACCGTCTTCATCGTCGTACGGGGCTCCGCCGCACAGCTCGGCAACGTCCTCACCGCCACCCTCGCCGTCCTCGTGGGCGTGGCCCTGCTCGCCGGACCCTGGCTGATCCGGATGACCCAGGACCTGTCCGAGGAGCGCCTGATGCGCATCCGCGCCCAGGAGCGCGCCGAGGTCGCCGCCCACGTGCACGACTCGGTGCTGCACACCCTCACCCTGATCCAGCGCAACGCGGAGGACGTCTCCGAGGTGCGCCGCCTCGCGCGGGCGCAGGAACGCGAACTGCGGAACTGGCTCTACAAGCCCGAGGGCACCGGCAAGGACGAGGCGGAGGAGCCGGCCACCCTCGCGGAGGCCGTGAAGAAGACCGCCGCCGAGGTGGAGGACCACCACGGCGTCCCGATCGAGGTCGTGGTGGTCGGTGACTGCCCGCTCGACGAGCGGCTGGCGGCCCAGATCCAGGCCGCGCGCGAGGCGATGGTCAACGCCGCCAAGTACGGTGGCGAGGGCGGGCCCGTACAGGTGTACGCGGAGGTGGAGGGGCAGACGGTGTTCGTGTCCGTACGGGACCGGGGGCCGGGCTTCGACATCGACGCGGTACCCGGCGACCGCATGGGCGTACGAGAATCGATCATCGGCCGGATGCAGCGCAACGGCGGGACCGCACGGCTGCGGTCCGCGCCCGACGGCGGCACGGAAGTCGAGCTGGAGATGGAGAGGGCGGCGAACACAGGATGA